The Rhododendron vialii isolate Sample 1 chromosome 8a, ASM3025357v1 genome has a window encoding:
- the LOC131299140 gene encoding COBRA-like protein 4, with the protein MEFRSSANPVCEICFETKFHRRQLPTHPFAGVKFVLCFVVLFMIFSNGEAYDPLDPFGNITIKWDVMSWTPDGYVASVTMNNFQMFRHIISPGWTLGWSWPKKEVIWSMVGAQATEQGDCSKFKGNVPHCCLRSPTIVDLLPGVPYNQQFSNCCKGGVVASWGQDPAAAVSAFQVSVGVAGNSNKTVQLPKNFTLLGPGPGYTCGPAKIVPSTVFLTADRRRKTQALMTWNVTCTYSQFMASKNPTCCVSFSSFYNDTITPCPSCSCGCHNKNNCIMSNSNQLKKAGINTPRKDNAPLLQCTHHMCPVRVHWHVKLNYRDYWRVKIAITNFNYRMNYTQWTLVAQHPNLNNVTQVFSFDYKPVIPYQSINDTGMFYGMKFYNDLLMEAGPAGNVQSEVLLQKNKETFTLKQGWAFPRKVYFNGDECKLPPPDAYPVLPNSARANPAGFLTLATSALLLILSIC; encoded by the exons ATGGAATTTAGATCATCGGCCAACCCAGTATGTGAAATTTGCTTCGAAACAAAGTTCCATCGCCGACAGTTACCAACTCACCCATTTGCAGGAGTGAAGTTCGTGTTATGCTTTGTTGTCCTGTTCATGATCTTTTCTAATGGAG AGGCATACGATCCATTGGATCCATTCGGAAACATCACGATTAAATGGGATGTTATGTCTTGGACTCCAGATGGTTATGTG GCCTCAGTGACGAtgaacaattttcaaatgtttcgACACATAATTAGCCCTGGGTGGACCTTAGGATGGTCATGGCCGAAAAAGGAAGTGATTTGGTCCATGGTTGGAGCACAAGCCACAGAACAAGGAGATTGTTCAAAGTTCAAAGGAAATGTACCTCACTGTTGTTTGAGAAGTCCCACCATTGTTGACTTGCTCCCTGGGGTGCCTTACAACCAGCAGTTCTCAAACTGCTGCAAAGGCGGCGTAGTGGCATCGTGGGGACAAGACCCTGCAGCAGCCGTCTCTGCCTTCCAGGTGAGTGTTGGAGTGGCTGGAAATTCGAACAAGACCGTGCAACTGCCCAAGAATTTCACTTTGCTAGGTCCGGGACCCGGGTACACTTGCGGGCCTGCAAAGATCGTGCCATCCACGGTGTTCCTCACTGCTGACCGTAGGCGGAAAACTCAAGCCCTGA TGACTTGGAACGTGACATGCACTTATTCACAATTTATGGCTTCCAAGAATCCAACCTGTTGCGTTTCTTTCTCATCTTTCTACAATGATACCATCACACCTTGCCCGTCATGCTCCTGCGGTTGCCACAACAAAAACAACTGTATCAT GAGCAACTCGAACCAGCTGAAGAAGGCAGGCATTAACACTCCAAGAAAGGACAACGCGCCACTATTGCAGTGCACTCATCATATGTGTCCAGTAAGAGTGCATTGGCACGTGAAGCTCAACTACAGGGACTACTGGCGAGTCAAGATCGCAATCACTAATTTCAATTACAGAATGAACTACACGCAATGGACTCTCGTGGCACAACATCCCAATCTCAACAATGTCACTCAAGTTTTCAGCTTTGATTACAAGCCTGTCATCCCATATCAATCAATAA ATGACACTGGAATGTTTTATGGAATGAAATTCTACAATGACCTGCTAATGGAAGCCGGGCCAGCAGGCAACGTCCAATCTGAAGTACTTCTTCAGAAGAACAAAGAAACGTTTACGCTCAAGCAAGGATGGGCCTTCCCTCGGAAGGTTTACTTCAACGGCGATGAGTGCAAGCTTCCGCCTCCTGATGCATATCCTGTACTACCAAACTCTGCCAGAGCAAACCCTGCTGGATTTTTAACCCTGGCGACTTCCGCGTTGTTGCTTATCCTGTCCATTTGCTGA